In Nocardia sputorum, a single genomic region encodes these proteins:
- the pstS gene encoding phosphate ABC transporter substrate-binding protein PstS produces the protein MNLKRSSALVGVLAVGAMTLAACGSDDNTSTDTGNVAKVDVACGGKKALKASGSSAQKNAMERFIAAYEKNCDGATLNYTSSGSGAGVSEFIGAQTDFGGSDSPLSAKKDEPKKAADRCASPAWNLPTVFGPVAITYNIDGVTDLALDGPTAAKIFNGTVTTWDAPEIKALNPNAKLPSEPIAVIFRSDESGTTDNFQLYLDSASDGAWGKGAGKAFNGGVGAGSKGNEGTSAAVKTTKNSITYNEWSFAKAQNLSIARIITSASKDPVTLSVASAGKAIESAKISGQGNDLVIDTSSFYKPSVAGAYPIVMPTYEIVCSKYSDADTATAVKAFLTSAVTNGQQGLDEAGYIPIPEQFKTKLTTAINAIS, from the coding sequence GTGAATCTCAAGCGCAGCAGCGCCCTCGTTGGTGTGCTGGCCGTCGGCGCCATGACGCTGGCCGCCTGTGGCAGCGACGACAACACCTCGACCGACACGGGCAATGTGGCGAAGGTCGACGTCGCCTGCGGCGGCAAGAAGGCCCTCAAGGCCAGCGGTTCCTCCGCGCAGAAGAACGCGATGGAGCGCTTCATCGCCGCGTACGAGAAGAACTGCGACGGCGCCACGCTCAACTACACCTCCAGCGGCTCGGGCGCGGGCGTGAGCGAATTCATCGGCGCCCAGACCGATTTCGGTGGCTCCGACTCGCCGCTGAGCGCGAAGAAGGACGAGCCGAAGAAGGCCGCCGACCGCTGCGCCTCGCCCGCGTGGAACCTGCCGACCGTGTTCGGCCCGGTCGCGATCACCTACAACATCGACGGCGTAACCGATCTCGCGCTGGACGGCCCGACCGCCGCCAAGATCTTCAACGGCACCGTCACCACCTGGGACGCCCCGGAGATCAAGGCGCTGAACCCGAACGCCAAGCTGCCGTCCGAGCCGATCGCGGTGATCTTCCGCAGCGACGAGTCGGGCACCACCGACAACTTCCAGCTCTACCTGGATTCCGCCTCCGACGGCGCCTGGGGCAAGGGCGCGGGCAAGGCCTTCAACGGCGGCGTCGGCGCGGGCTCGAAGGGCAACGAGGGCACCTCGGCCGCGGTGAAGACCACCAAGAACTCGATCACCTACAACGAGTGGTCCTTCGCGAAGGCGCAGAACCTGTCGATCGCTCGCATCATCACCTCGGCGAGCAAGGACCCGGTCACGCTGAGCGTCGCGTCGGCGGGCAAGGCGATCGAGTCCGCGAAGATCTCCGGCCAGGGCAACGACCTGGTCATCGACACCTCCTCGTTCTACAAGCCGTCGGTCGCGGGCGCGTACCCGATCGTGATGCCGACCTACGAGATCGTGTGCTCGAAGTACTCCGACGCCGACACGGCGACGGCGGTCAAGGCCTTCCTCACCTCGGCGGTCACCAACGGCCAGCAGGGCTTGGACGAGGCCGGGTACATCCCGATCCCGGAGCAGTTCAAGACCAAGCTGACCACCGCCATCAACGCCATCTCCTGA
- the pstC gene encoding phosphate ABC transporter permease subunit PstC: MPSKPSTDPGTKSRRPHSTRAEIVFRSLATTAGAIIVAAIALIALFLLIRAVPSVLANESNFFTSTDFNTSDANHLRFGIRDLFMVTVLSSIFALVLAVPIGIGIALFLTHYAPKTLARPFSVIVDLLAAVPSIVFGLWGILVLAPQLEPIQTFLNDNLGWLFLFSDGNIPLASGGTIFTAGVVLAVMILPIITSVSREVFNLTPRAHIEAAQALGATKWEVVRMTVLPYGRSGMIAGAMLGLGRALGETIAVLIVLKTAAQPGQWSVFDGGYTFASKIASAAAEFSAPLPTGAYIAAGFVLFALTFVVNALARLAAGGRVNG; this comes from the coding sequence ATGCCGAGCAAGCCGAGCACCGACCCGGGCACGAAGAGTCGCCGCCCGCACAGCACGCGAGCGGAGATCGTCTTCCGCTCGCTGGCGACCACAGCGGGTGCGATCATCGTCGCCGCCATCGCATTGATCGCGCTGTTCCTGCTCATCCGGGCGGTGCCGTCGGTGCTGGCGAACGAGTCGAACTTCTTCACCAGCACCGACTTCAACACCTCGGACGCCAACCACCTCCGGTTCGGCATCCGGGATCTGTTCATGGTCACGGTGCTGAGTTCGATCTTCGCACTGGTGCTAGCCGTTCCGATCGGCATCGGCATCGCGCTGTTTCTGACGCACTACGCGCCGAAGACGCTGGCGCGGCCGTTCTCGGTGATCGTCGATCTGCTCGCGGCGGTGCCCTCGATCGTGTTCGGTCTGTGGGGAATCCTGGTGCTCGCTCCGCAGTTGGAGCCGATCCAGACCTTCCTGAACGACAACCTGGGATGGCTGTTCCTCTTCTCGGACGGCAACATCCCGCTGGCCAGCGGCGGCACGATCTTCACCGCGGGCGTCGTGCTCGCGGTGATGATCCTGCCGATCATCACATCGGTCAGCCGTGAGGTGTTCAACCTCACCCCGCGCGCCCACATCGAGGCGGCGCAGGCACTCGGCGCCACGAAGTGGGAAGTCGTGCGGATGACGGTGCTGCCGTACGGCCGCAGCGGCATGATCGCCGGCGCCATGCTCGGCCTCGGTCGCGCGCTCGGCGAGACGATCGCCGTGCTCATCGTGCTGAAGACGGCCGCTCAGCCGGGACAGTGGTCGGTGTTCGACGGCGGCTACACCTTCGCCTCCAAGATCGCCTCGGCCGCGGCGGAGTTCAGCGCCCCGCTGCCGACCGGCGCCTACATCGCGGCAGGCTTCGTGCTGTTCGCGCTGACCTTCGTCGTGAACGCGCTGGCTCGACTCGCCGCGGGCGGAAGGGTGAACGGGTGA
- the pstA gene encoding phosphate ABC transporter permease PstA, with protein MTSSTLDRPIKPPTFRDVSLSRKVRNNVATGLVWLAFGIALVPLAWVLIMVISKGFSAVVRADWWQNSLKGVLPNQVAGGVYHAIYGTIVQSLVATVIAVPLGIMAAVYLVEYGRGVLAKTTTFMVDILAGVPSIVAALFIFALWIATLGFPQSSFAVSLALVLLMLPVVVRSTEEMLKLVPDELREASYALGIPKWKTIVRIVVPTALPGMISGILLAIARVMGETAPVLVLVGYSKSINMNIFDGNMASLPLLIYQELANPEAAGRERVWGAALTLIIIIALLYLAAAVLNRLLTRNR; from the coding sequence ATGACCTCCTCGACTCTGGACCGGCCGATCAAGCCGCCCACTTTCCGTGATGTGAGCCTGTCGCGCAAGGTGCGCAACAACGTCGCGACCGGCCTGGTCTGGCTGGCGTTCGGCATCGCGCTCGTGCCGCTGGCCTGGGTCCTGATCATGGTGATCAGCAAGGGCTTCAGCGCGGTGGTCCGGGCGGACTGGTGGCAGAACTCGCTGAAGGGCGTGCTGCCCAATCAGGTCGCGGGCGGCGTCTACCACGCGATCTACGGCACCATCGTGCAGTCCTTGGTCGCGACGGTGATCGCCGTCCCGCTCGGCATCATGGCCGCGGTGTACCTGGTCGAGTACGGTCGCGGCGTGCTGGCCAAGACCACGACCTTCATGGTCGACATCCTGGCCGGCGTGCCGTCGATCGTCGCGGCGCTGTTCATCTTCGCGCTGTGGATCGCGACGCTCGGCTTTCCGCAGAGCTCGTTCGCGGTGTCGCTGGCGCTGGTGCTGCTGATGCTGCCGGTGGTCGTCCGGAGCACCGAGGAAATGCTCAAACTGGTGCCCGACGAACTGCGCGAGGCGTCCTACGCGCTCGGTATCCCGAAGTGGAAGACCATCGTGCGGATCGTGGTGCCGACCGCGCTGCCCGGCATGATCAGCGGCATCCTGCTCGCCATCGCCAGGGTGATGGGCGAGACCGCTCCCGTGCTGGTGCTCGTCGGCTACAGCAAGTCGATCAACATGAACATCTTCGACGGCAACATGGCGTCGCTGCCGCTGTTGATCTACCAGGAGCTGGCCAACCCCGAAGCTGCCGGACGCGAGCGGGTGTGGGGCGCGGCTTTGACCCTCATCATCATCATCGCCCTCCTGTACCTGGCGGCTGCGGTCCTCAACCGCCTGCTCACCCGGAACCGATAG
- the pstB gene encoding phosphate ABC transporter ATP-binding protein PstB yields MAKRIDVKDLNIYYGKFHAVSDVSLTVLPRSVTAFIGPSGCGKSTVLRSLNRMHEVTPNARVEGAVMLDGEDIYGNQVDPVGVRRTIGMVFQRPNPFPTLSIRDNVVAGLKLQGVRNKKELDEVAERSLRGANLWNEVKDRLDKPGGGLSGGQQQRLCIARAIAVSPDVLLMDEPCSALDPISTLAIEDLITELKKEFTIVIVTHNMQQAARVSDQTGFFNLEAQGKPGKLIEIDDTEKIFSNPSQKATEDYISGRFG; encoded by the coding sequence ATGGCCAAGCGGATCGACGTCAAAGATCTGAACATCTACTACGGCAAGTTCCATGCCGTATCCGATGTCTCGCTGACCGTGCTGCCGCGCAGCGTGACCGCCTTCATCGGTCCCTCGGGCTGTGGCAAATCCACCGTGCTGCGTTCGCTCAACCGCATGCACGAGGTAACCCCGAACGCCAGGGTCGAGGGCGCGGTGATGCTGGACGGCGAGGACATCTACGGCAACCAGGTCGACCCGGTGGGCGTGCGCCGCACGATCGGCATGGTCTTCCAGCGGCCCAACCCGTTCCCCACCCTGTCCATCAGGGACAACGTCGTCGCGGGTCTGAAGCTGCAGGGCGTGCGCAACAAGAAGGAACTCGACGAGGTCGCCGAGCGCTCGCTGCGCGGCGCCAACCTGTGGAACGAGGTCAAGGACCGCTTGGACAAGCCGGGCGGCGGCCTGTCCGGCGGCCAGCAGCAGCGTCTGTGCATCGCGCGCGCCATCGCCGTGTCGCCCGACGTGCTGCTGATGGACGAGCCGTGTTCGGCGCTCGACCCGATCTCCACCCTTGCGATCGAGGATCTGATCACCGAACTGAAGAAGGAATTCACCATCGTCATCGTCACCCACAACATGCAGCAGGCCGCGCGCGTGAGTGACCAGACCGGCTTCTTCAACCTGGAAGCCCAGGGCAAGCCGGGCAAACTGATCGAGATCGACGACACCGAGAAGATCTTCTCCAATCCGTCGCAGAAGGCCACGGAGGACTACATCTCCGGCCGCTTCGGCTGA
- the phoU gene encoding phosphate signaling complex protein PhoU gives MRVIYNEQMAELAHLLGEMAGLAGSAMERATQALLQADLALAEQVISESDRIAELIQDAEEKAFALLALQAPVAGDLRQVVSTIQIVADVNRMGALALHVAKVARRRHPNHALPESVNGYFAEMGRIAVNMGAGAREVLETRDPERAAQLNEDDEAMDDLHRHLFTLLMDRDWKYGVAAAVDVTLLGRYYERFADHAVEIGRRVIFLVTGVLPPDPDAEG, from the coding sequence ATGCGTGTCATCTACAACGAGCAAATGGCCGAACTCGCCCACCTGCTGGGTGAGATGGCCGGCCTGGCCGGCTCGGCCATGGAGCGGGCGACTCAGGCCCTGCTCCAGGCGGACCTCGCGCTGGCGGAGCAGGTGATCAGCGAGTCCGACCGGATCGCGGAACTGATTCAGGACGCCGAGGAGAAGGCCTTCGCCCTGCTCGCGCTGCAGGCACCGGTCGCCGGTGATCTGCGGCAGGTGGTGAGCACGATCCAGATCGTCGCCGACGTGAACCGGATGGGCGCGCTCGCGCTGCACGTGGCCAAGGTCGCGCGCAGGCGTCATCCCAACCACGCGCTACCGGAGTCCGTCAACGGCTACTTCGCCGAGATGGGCCGCATCGCGGTGAACATGGGTGCCGGCGCGCGGGAGGTGCTGGAAACACGCGACCCGGAGCGCGCGGCGCAGCTCAACGAGGACGACGAGGCGATGGACGATCTGCACCGCCACCTCTTCACATTACTGATGGACCGGGACTGGAAATACGGCGTCGCCGCCGCCGTCGATGTCACGCTGCTCGGTCGCTACTACGAACGCTTCGCCGACCACGCGGTCGAGATCGGCCGCCGGGTCATCTTCCTGGTCACCGGCGTCCTCCCGCCGGACCCGGATGCGGAAGGGTAG
- a CDS encoding LCP family protein, giving the protein MVQDITGATPAARPPSRRPAERPAPAAPPEPEQAEEVTDVLPPLEEPTRAKRKGVGWPTKDGKDAKPKAVGTAQTRLQASKERRNKRLRTAGRAGGAVCAVLALLVTGGGWSYLRSTTDGFTQVSALDENSEDIIDSNAQLGDENYLLVGTDTRAGANGQLGAGTLDDAEGARADTTMLVHIPKDRSRVVVVSFPRDLDVTRPQCNGWDNEKGSYTDEKFPSAIGDKLNAVYNLGGPMCLVSTIQRLTGASINHFIGIDFAGFESMVNQIDGVEVCASKPLVDDVLGTILEHPGKQRIDGQTALKYVRARHVYGEERSDYDRINRQQRFLASLLRSTLSSRVLFNPGKLNGFITALREHTWVNKVETTDLLMLGRSLQKIDAGVVTFITVPTAGTTTYGNEIPRESDIKAIFKAIRDDQPLPGEKPTVQANAPAPAPAAPTPTKYKAVDPSTVSLLVSNGSGVEGLARTAATKLGNQGFAIYNTGNYANGTSTTTKVRYAPGLEAEAATVATSIPGATIEAADDLGGIVEVVIGGDSKSGVTVKAPTPVGDEIGNVATSTSTDSTPAVLPSDLEHVNAAEDICK; this is encoded by the coding sequence GTGGTCCAGGACATCACGGGCGCCACACCGGCCGCCCGCCCCCCGAGCCGCCGCCCCGCCGAGCGCCCGGCGCCCGCCGCTCCTCCGGAGCCGGAGCAGGCCGAAGAGGTCACCGACGTACTTCCTCCGCTCGAGGAGCCCACGCGCGCCAAGCGCAAGGGCGTGGGATGGCCCACCAAAGACGGCAAGGACGCCAAGCCGAAGGCCGTCGGTACCGCCCAGACCCGCCTGCAGGCCTCCAAGGAGCGCCGCAACAAGCGGCTGCGGACCGCGGGAAGGGCGGGGGGTGCAGTGTGCGCAGTGCTCGCTCTGCTGGTCACTGGCGGCGGCTGGAGCTATCTGCGGTCGACCACGGACGGCTTCACCCAGGTCTCCGCTCTCGACGAGAACTCCGAAGACATCATCGATTCCAATGCCCAGCTCGGCGACGAGAATTACCTGCTCGTCGGCACCGACACACGCGCAGGGGCCAACGGCCAGCTCGGTGCGGGCACTTTGGACGACGCCGAGGGTGCCCGCGCAGACACCACCATGCTGGTCCACATCCCGAAGGACCGGAGTCGGGTCGTCGTAGTGTCCTTCCCGCGCGACCTGGACGTGACCAGGCCCCAGTGCAATGGGTGGGACAACGAAAAAGGCTCATACACCGATGAGAAGTTCCCATCCGCCATAGGCGACAAGCTCAACGCCGTCTACAACCTCGGCGGCCCGATGTGCCTCGTCTCCACGATTCAGCGCCTCACCGGCGCGTCGATCAATCACTTCATCGGTATCGACTTCGCCGGTTTCGAGTCGATGGTCAACCAGATCGATGGCGTCGAGGTCTGCGCGTCCAAGCCGCTCGTCGACGACGTGCTCGGCACCATCCTCGAGCACCCGGGCAAGCAGCGCATCGACGGCCAGACCGCGCTGAAGTATGTGCGTGCCAGGCACGTCTACGGCGAGGAGCGCAGCGACTACGACCGCATCAACCGACAGCAACGCTTCCTCGCTTCGCTGCTGCGCAGCACGCTGTCCAGCAGGGTGCTGTTCAATCCGGGCAAGCTGAACGGCTTCATCACTGCGCTTCGCGAGCACACCTGGGTCAACAAGGTCGAAACGACCGACCTACTGATGCTGGGACGTTCACTGCAGAAGATTGATGCCGGCGTGGTCACCTTCATCACCGTTCCAACCGCGGGCACCACCACTTACGGCAACGAGATCCCCCGCGAATCCGACATCAAGGCGATCTTCAAGGCGATCCGCGACGATCAGCCTCTGCCAGGCGAGAAGCCGACCGTTCAGGCGAACGCCCCCGCTCCGGCACCGGCCGCTCCGACACCGACCAAGTACAAGGCGGTGGATCCTTCGACTGTCTCGCTGCTGGTGTCCAACGGCTCCGGAGTCGAAGGGCTGGCGCGCACGGCGGCCACCAAACTCGGCAACCAGGGCTTCGCGATCTACAACACCGGAAACTACGCCAACGGCACCTCCACCACGACGAAGGTCCGCTACGCCCCCGGCCTGGAGGCCGAGGCCGCGACCGTGGCGACCTCGATCCCCGGCGCGACCATCGAGGCCGCGGACGATCTCGGCGGCATCGTCGAGGTCGTCATCGGAGGCGACTCGAAGTCCGGCGTCACCGTGAAGGCGCCGACGCCGGTCGGTGACGAGATCGGCAACGTCGCGACGAGCACCTCGACGGACTCGACGCCCGCCGTGCTGCCGTCGGACTTGGAACACGTCAACGCGGCCGAGGACATCTGCAAGTAG
- the dusB gene encoding tRNA dihydrouridine synthase DusB produces MTTEATAKLRIGPYPVDPPVVLAPMAGITNLAFRKLCREFGSPSSIYVCEMITARAVVERNEKTLHMMSFDADEHPRSMQLYGVDPATLGEAVRIIVGEGWADHIDLNLGCPVPKVTRLGGGAALPYKRTLFRHIVRAMVSAAEPAGVPVTLKFRIGIDDEHHTYLDAGRIAEAEGARAVALHARTAAQRYSGEADWTAIARLKEAVTSIPVLGNGDIFSAADAVRMMDETGCDGVVVGRGCLGRPWLFAELQAALRGEPLPEPPDLGRVGAVLYRHGALLSEHLGEEKAMRDLRKHMAWYLMGFPVGSDLRRAFATVGSLTQLEDLVGQLDPAVPFPKDAEGPRGRQGSPGKVALPHGWLDDPDDPAVPSAADVMHSGG; encoded by the coding sequence ATGACTACCGAGGCGACGGCGAAACTGCGGATCGGGCCGTATCCGGTCGATCCGCCGGTCGTGCTCGCGCCGATGGCGGGCATCACGAATCTGGCCTTCCGTAAGTTGTGCCGGGAATTCGGCAGCCCGAGCTCTATCTACGTGTGCGAGATGATCACCGCGCGGGCGGTGGTCGAGCGCAACGAGAAAACGCTGCACATGATGTCCTTCGACGCCGACGAGCACCCCCGCTCGATGCAGCTCTACGGCGTGGACCCCGCCACGCTCGGCGAAGCCGTGCGCATCATCGTCGGCGAGGGGTGGGCCGACCACATCGACCTCAACCTCGGCTGCCCCGTACCCAAGGTCACCCGGCTCGGCGGCGGCGCAGCCCTGCCCTACAAGCGGACGTTGTTCCGGCACATCGTGCGCGCCATGGTGAGCGCGGCCGAACCGGCGGGGGTCCCGGTCACTCTGAAGTTTCGCATCGGGATCGACGACGAGCACCACACCTATCTGGACGCGGGACGCATCGCGGAAGCCGAGGGTGCGCGGGCGGTCGCGTTGCACGCGCGCACGGCCGCGCAACGCTACTCCGGCGAAGCCGACTGGACCGCGATCGCCCGCCTCAAGGAGGCGGTCACCTCCATCCCGGTGCTCGGAAACGGTGACATCTTCTCCGCCGCCGACGCCGTGCGCATGATGGACGAGACCGGGTGCGACGGCGTGGTCGTCGGTCGCGGCTGCCTCGGCAGGCCATGGCTGTTCGCCGAGTTGCAGGCGGCGCTGCGCGGTGAGCCGCTGCCGGAGCCGCCCGATCTGGGCCGGGTGGGCGCGGTGCTGTACCGGCACGGCGCGCTGCTGTCCGAGCATCTCGGCGAGGAGAAGGCCATGCGCGATCTGCGCAAGCACATGGCCTGGTATCTGATGGGCTTCCCGGTCGGATCCGATCTTCGTCGCGCGTTCGCCACGGTGGGCAGTCTCACGCAATTGGAAGATCTCGTCGGCCAGCTCGACCCGGCCGTTCCGTTCCCGAAGGACGCGGAGGGTCCGCGCGGCAGGCAGGGTTCGCCGGGCAAGGTCGCGCTGCCACACGGCTGGCTCGACGATCCGGATGATCCCGCGGTGCCGAGCGCGGCGGATGTGATGCACAGCGGAGGGTAA
- a CDS encoding acyl-ACP desaturase: protein MARDLTQLELLTELEPVAEENVNRHLSLAKEWHPHDYVPWDDGRNFAALGGVDWDPEQSRLSEVAKAAMITNLLTEDNLPSYHREIAENFSQDGAWGTWVGRWTAEENRHGIVMRDYLVVTRGVDPVALEEARMVHMTNGFASPAEADAGFLHSVAYVTFQELATRVSHRNTGKVCDDPIADRMLQRVAADENLHMIFYRNMCGAALDLAPDQAIEAITLILENFQMPGAGMPNFRRNGVLMAKHGIYDLRQHLEEVVQPVLKKWNIFERTDFTARGEAVRERLGLFLDKLSKDVVKFEEQRDRMLAREAAKRDRQMAGSSVG, encoded by the coding sequence ATGGCAAGGGATCTGACTCAACTCGAGCTTCTGACGGAGTTGGAGCCGGTTGCCGAAGAAAACGTCAACCGGCACCTCTCCCTGGCAAAGGAATGGCATCCGCACGACTACGTCCCGTGGGACGACGGCCGCAACTTCGCGGCACTCGGCGGCGTGGATTGGGATCCGGAGCAGTCCCGGCTCAGTGAGGTCGCGAAGGCGGCCATGATCACCAACTTGCTCACCGAGGACAACCTGCCCTCCTATCACCGGGAGATCGCCGAGAACTTCTCGCAGGACGGCGCCTGGGGCACCTGGGTGGGCCGCTGGACCGCCGAGGAGAATCGCCACGGTATCGTGATGCGGGACTACCTGGTCGTCACCCGCGGCGTCGATCCGGTCGCCCTCGAAGAGGCCCGCATGGTCCACATGACGAACGGTTTCGCCTCCCCTGCCGAAGCCGACGCGGGATTCCTGCATTCCGTCGCGTATGTCACCTTCCAGGAACTCGCCACCCGGGTCAGCCACCGCAATACCGGCAAGGTCTGTGACGATCCGATCGCCGACCGCATGCTGCAGCGCGTCGCCGCCGACGAGAACCTGCACATGATCTTCTACCGCAACATGTGCGGCGCCGCCCTCGACCTTGCCCCCGACCAGGCCATCGAGGCGATCACCCTGATCCTGGAGAACTTCCAGATGCCCGGCGCCGGCATGCCCAACTTCCGCCGCAACGGCGTGCTGATGGCCAAGCACGGCATCTACGACCTGCGCCAGCACCTGGAGGAAGTCGTCCAGCCGGTGCTGAAGAAGTGGAACATCTTCGAGCGCACGGACTTCACCGCCCGCGGCGAGGCGGTCCGCGAGCGCCTCGGCCTGTTCCTGGACAAGCTGAGCAAGGACGTCGTCAAGTTCGAGGAGCAGCGCGACCGCATGCTCGCCCGCGAAGCCGCGAAGCGCGACCGCCAGATGGCGGGCAGCTCCGTAGGCTGA